A region of Geminocystis sp. M7585_C2015_104 DNA encodes the following proteins:
- a CDS encoding response regulator has protein sequence MDVNAEKILPTLREKLAQLYDDKATGELTIRGEYALKTFYLLSGRLQYVTDSVHRVRRWLRALSQFVPDWNYPKKVLTCQPWEYDLLYQGVSGKAITLEDAKQIIASVLRECLLEISLEDQIELQWHPTERVKSTFSYFLSLVPTDTHSVFEEVEAIRDNWIRGGLTLIRPSLAPVLLEKGKSLVKNPLQLKYLSGEYTIWDIALKSKQRVDNTVSSLLNWQEKGLIVFNPVADLTIEIEDYTNRSEDSSATAAAAKQTVKEEKKPVLLPEEKEEYVEVTIQSPSVSKRGDEPLIACIDDSPIVVHNLKKVLQRAGFDVLAINEPMAGFAKLIEHKPDLILLDLNMPNANGYSVCKFLRESPVFHKTPIIILTAQDSSVDRAKAKLVGATDFLNKSASEEELLSLIERHLPAKIQKNQMITG, from the coding sequence ATGGACGTAAATGCCGAAAAAATACTCCCTACACTGAGGGAGAAACTAGCTCAACTGTATGATGACAAAGCTACGGGGGAATTGACAATAAGAGGGGAATATGCCCTAAAAACCTTTTACCTCCTTTCCGGCAGACTGCAGTATGTAACCGACTCAGTCCACCGAGTTAGACGTTGGTTAAGGGCCCTCAGTCAATTCGTCCCCGACTGGAATTATCCCAAAAAAGTCTTGACTTGTCAACCCTGGGAGTATGATTTGTTATACCAGGGGGTGAGTGGTAAAGCCATAACCCTGGAAGATGCCAAGCAGATAATAGCCTCTGTGTTGAGAGAGTGTCTGTTGGAAATTTCACTTGAGGACCAAATTGAGTTACAATGGCACCCCACAGAGAGGGTTAAAAGCACCTTCTCCTATTTCCTCAGTCTAGTACCCACGGATACTCACTCAGTATTCGAAGAAGTAGAGGCTATCAGAGACAACTGGATAAGGGGTGGTTTAACTCTCATTAGGCCCTCCCTGGCGCCGGTTTTGTTGGAAAAGGGGAAAAGCCTAGTGAAAAACCCCCTGCAACTAAAATACCTCAGTGGTGAGTATACCATCTGGGATATAGCTTTGAAGTCTAAACAGAGGGTGGACAACACAGTTTCTTCCCTACTCAACTGGCAAGAAAAGGGCCTAATTGTCTTCAATCCAGTGGCGGATTTGACCATCGAAATTGAAGACTATACCAACAGAAGTGAAGATTCCTCCGCAACGGCAGCAGCGGCAAAGCAAACAGTAAAAGAGGAGAAAAAACCGGTATTGTTACCAGAAGAAAAGGAAGAATATGTTGAAGTGACAATACAATCCCCAAGTGTTTCCAAGAGGGGAGATGAACCCTTAATAGCCTGCATTGATGACAGTCCCATTGTGGTTCATAATCTGAAAAAAGTCCTTCAAAGGGCAGGGTTTGATGTGTTAGCTATAAACGAACCGATGGCGGGATTTGCTAAGTTAATTGAACATAAGCCCGACTTAATCTTGTTGGACTTAAACATGCCCAATGCCAACGGGTATAGTGTATGCAAATTCTTACGGGAAAGCCCGGTATTCCACAAAACCCCCATCATTATTCTAACCGCCCAAGACAGTTCCGTCGATAGGGCAAAGGCAAAACTGGTTGGGGCTACTGATTTCCTCAATAAATCCGCCAGCGAGGAGGAATTACTTAGTCTAATTGAAAGACATCTCCCCGCTAAAATCCAAAAAAACCAGATGATTACGGGTTAG